A single Bifidobacterium scardovii JCM 12489 = DSM 13734 DNA region contains:
- the pth gene encoding aminoacyl-tRNA hydrolase: MASAFWLIVGLGNPGKKYEDTRHNMGFMTADVLAERWSVAFSDHKGLAMLGKGAMSLNGGTAKFFLAKPLTYMNDSGNAVASISAYYQITPDHIVVIHDDMDLDFGRIKVKAGGSAGGHNGIKSIDKSLGTPRYARVRMGVGHSRRGANAHDNTVNWVLGGFGPDQRKQLPEFLADGADAAEEIIINGLAKTQEKFNGR; the protein is encoded by the coding sequence ATGGCATCTGCATTCTGGTTGATCGTTGGATTGGGCAATCCGGGCAAGAAATACGAGGACACGCGGCACAACATGGGCTTCATGACCGCCGACGTGCTGGCCGAACGCTGGTCCGTCGCGTTCTCCGACCACAAGGGCCTGGCGATGCTCGGCAAGGGCGCGATGAGCCTGAACGGCGGCACCGCGAAGTTCTTCCTCGCCAAGCCGCTGACCTACATGAACGACTCGGGCAACGCGGTCGCCTCGATCAGCGCCTACTACCAGATCACGCCGGACCATATCGTCGTGATCCACGATGACATGGACCTGGACTTCGGCCGCATCAAGGTCAAGGCCGGCGGCTCGGCCGGCGGCCACAACGGCATCAAGTCGATCGACAAGTCGCTCGGCACCCCGAGGTACGCCCGCGTGCGCATGGGCGTCGGGCATTCCCGCCGCGGCGCGAACGCGCACGACAACACGGTCAACTGGGTGCTCGGCGGGTTCGGCCCCGACCAGCGCAAACAGCTGCCCGAATTCCTCGCCGACGGCGCCGACGCCGCCGAGGAAATCATCATCAACGGGCTGGCGAAGACCCAGGAGAAATTCAATGGCCGATAA
- the der gene encoding bifunctional cytidylate kinase/GTPase Der has protein sequence MIRVAIDGPAGVGKSSTSKALSKYYGFAYLDTGAMYRACAWWCLKRGVDLDAQEVDERLVTETVGEFFTGDHFDITVDPDDPRVLCDGEDISEAIRSTEVSTHVSKVSNIMPVRHLLIAAQRATIAREEASDSFSDGRGIVAEGRDITTVVAPDAEVRVLLTAREEVRQARRTGQAGAADGVGAEDVAARDKADSKVTSFLSAADGVTTLDNSDLTFEQTLDALVELVDQAIEEQEYEQYAANLEGYELDEADEALVSGRGTDRGERNAGPKAVGVLAVVGRPNVGKSTLVNRILGRRAAVVEDTPGVTRDRVSYDAEWAGTDFKLVDTGGWETDVEGIDSAIASQAQVAVQLADAVVFVVDGQVGMTDTDERIVRLLRASGKPVTLAVNKIDDMRSEYMAAEFWKLGLGEPYPVSAMHGRGVGDLLDVALDSLKKAEKTSGFLTPTHLRRVALVGRPNVGKSSLLNQLAHEDRAVVNDLAGTTRDPVDEIVRVDGEDWLFIDTAGIKRRLHKLSGAEYYSSLRTQAAIERCELALVLFDASQPISDQDLKVMSSAVDAGRAVVLVFNKWDLMDEFDRQRMERLWKTEFERVTWASRVNLSAKTGWHTNRLSRAMREALESWDKRIPTGKLNAFLGQIQAAHPHPLRGGKQPRILFATQASTRPPRFVIFATGFLEHGYRRFLERSLREEFGFEGSPIQISVNIREKKKRK, from the coding sequence TCGAAGGCGCTGTCCAAATACTACGGTTTCGCTTATCTCGACACGGGCGCGATGTACCGCGCCTGCGCCTGGTGGTGCCTGAAGCGGGGCGTCGACCTCGACGCGCAGGAGGTGGACGAGCGGCTCGTCACCGAAACGGTCGGGGAGTTCTTCACCGGCGACCACTTCGACATCACCGTCGACCCCGACGACCCGCGCGTGCTGTGCGACGGCGAGGACATCAGCGAGGCGATCCGCTCGACCGAGGTGTCGACCCACGTCTCGAAGGTGTCGAACATCATGCCGGTGCGCCATCTGCTGATCGCCGCCCAGCGCGCCACGATCGCGCGCGAGGAGGCCTCCGACTCGTTCTCCGACGGGCGCGGCATCGTCGCCGAGGGCCGCGACATCACCACGGTCGTCGCGCCCGACGCCGAGGTGCGCGTGCTGCTCACCGCCCGCGAGGAGGTGCGCCAGGCGCGCCGCACCGGGCAGGCCGGCGCGGCGGACGGCGTCGGCGCGGAGGACGTCGCGGCCCGCGACAAGGCCGATTCCAAGGTGACGAGCTTCCTGAGCGCCGCCGACGGCGTGACCACGCTCGACAACTCCGACCTCACCTTCGAGCAGACGCTGGACGCGCTGGTCGAGCTGGTCGACCAGGCGATCGAGGAGCAGGAATACGAGCAGTACGCCGCCAACCTGGAGGGCTACGAGCTCGACGAGGCCGACGAGGCGCTGGTCTCCGGCCGGGGAACCGACCGCGGCGAGCGGAACGCCGGGCCCAAGGCGGTCGGCGTGCTCGCGGTGGTCGGCCGGCCGAACGTCGGCAAGTCCACGCTCGTCAACCGCATCCTCGGCCGCCGCGCCGCCGTCGTGGAGGACACGCCAGGCGTGACGCGCGACCGCGTCAGCTACGACGCGGAGTGGGCCGGCACCGACTTCAAGCTCGTCGACACCGGTGGCTGGGAGACCGACGTCGAGGGCATCGACTCGGCCATCGCCTCGCAGGCGCAGGTCGCCGTGCAGCTGGCCGACGCCGTCGTGTTCGTCGTCGACGGGCAGGTCGGCATGACCGACACCGACGAGCGCATCGTCAGGCTGCTGCGCGCCAGCGGCAAGCCGGTCACGCTCGCCGTCAACAAGATCGACGACATGCGCAGCGAATACATGGCCGCCGAATTCTGGAAGCTCGGCCTTGGCGAGCCGTATCCGGTCTCCGCGATGCACGGCCGCGGCGTCGGCGACCTGCTCGACGTGGCGCTCGACTCGCTGAAGAAGGCGGAAAAGACCTCCGGGTTCCTCACGCCGACGCATCTGCGCCGCGTGGCGCTGGTCGGCCGGCCGAACGTCGGCAAGTCGTCGCTGCTCAACCAGCTCGCGCACGAGGATCGCGCCGTGGTCAACGATCTGGCCGGCACCACGCGCGACCCGGTCGACGAGATCGTGCGCGTGGACGGCGAGGACTGGCTGTTCATCGACACGGCCGGCATCAAGCGCCGACTGCACAAGCTGTCGGGTGCCGAATACTACTCGTCGCTGCGTACGCAGGCCGCGATCGAGCGGTGCGAGCTGGCGCTGGTGCTCTTCGACGCCTCCCAGCCGATCTCCGACCAGGACCTCAAGGTCATGAGCTCCGCCGTGGACGCGGGCCGCGCGGTCGTGCTCGTGTTCAACAAGTGGGACCTCATGGACGAGTTCGACCGCCAGCGCATGGAGCGCCTGTGGAAGACCGAGTTCGAGCGGGTCACCTGGGCCTCCCGCGTGAACCTGTCGGCCAAGACCGGCTGGCACACGAACCGCCTGTCGCGCGCGATGCGCGAGGCGCTCGAATCGTGGGACAAGCGCATCCCGACCGGCAAGCTCAACGCGTTCCTCGGGCAGATCCAGGCCGCGCACCCGCACCCGCTGCGCGGAGGCAAGCAGCCGCGCATCCTGTTCGCCACGCAGGCCTCGACGCGCCCGCCGCGCTTCGTGATCTTCGCTACCGGCTTCCTCGAGCACGGCTACCGCCGCTTCCTCGAGCGGTCGCTGCGCGAGGAGTTCGGCTTCGAGGGCTCGCCGATCCAGATTTCGGTGAACATCCGCGAGAAGAAGAAGCGCAAGTAA